The Prinia subflava isolate CZ2003 ecotype Zambia chromosome W unlocalized genomic scaffold, Cam_Psub_1.2 scaffold_22_NEW, whole genome shotgun sequence genome window below encodes:
- the LOC134564921 gene encoding LOW QUALITY PROTEIN: terminal nucleotidyltransferase 5C-like (The sequence of the model RefSeq protein was modified relative to this genomic sequence to represent the inferred CDS: substituted 1 base at 1 genomic stop codon) yields the protein MTEDLNHRFSYLTWDQIKILDQVLTKVIPIHGRGNFPTLEVKPKDIIHMVKEQLIEKQIHVRDIRLNGSTASHILVKHNGTSYKDLDIIFGVELPSELKFQVVKEVVLNCLLDFXPKCVNKQKITAQTMKDAYVQKMVKVSTDHDRWSLISLSNNSGKNVELKFVSSLRRQFEFSVDSFQIILDSILAIYRASDQPLTQDCYPTIIAESMYGDFNQAMDHLKYKLISTRNPEEIRGGGLLKYSNLLVHDFKQADEAEIKSLEPYMCSRFFIDFPDVAEQQRKIESYLRNHFIGEEKSKYDYLMTMRRVVNKSTVFLMGHKRRQTLNMITILALKVLGEQNIILNVANVTCYYQPPPYISDRSFSNYYIAHGQPPVFYQLYPFHIQLQSGVV from the exons ATGACTGAGGACTTGAACCACAGATTCAGTTATCTCACCTGGGATCAGATTAAAATCCTGGATCAGGTTTTAACTAAGGTTATACCTATTCATGGGAGAGGAAATTTTCCAACCCTGGAAGTAAAGCCAAAGGATATAATCCATATGGTAAAGGAGCAGCTGATTGAGAAGCAGATCCATGTCAGGGATATCCGCCTGAACGGTTCCACTGCCAGTCACATCCTGGTAAAGCACAATGGCACCAGTTACAAGGACCTGGACATCATTTTTGGAGTGGAACTTCCCAGTGAGCTCAAGTTCCAGGTCGTTAAGGAAGTAGTTCTCAATTGCCTATTGGACTTCTAGCCAAAATGTGTTAACAAGCAAAAAATCACGGCTCAGACCATGAAAGATGCCTACGTGCAGAAGATGGTCAAAGTCTCCACCGACCACGACCGCTGGAGCCTCATCTCACTGTCCAACAACAGCGGCAAGAACGTGGAGCTGAAGTTCGTCAGCTCGCTCCGGCGGCAGTTTGAGTTCAGCGTGGACTCCTTCCAGATCATCCTGGACTCCATCCTGGCCATCTACAGAGCTTCAGACCAGCCCTTGACACAGGACTGTTACCCCACCATCATCGCCGAGAGC aTGTATGGGGACTTCAACCAAGCCATGGACCACCTGAAATACAAACTGATCTCCACCCGGAATCCGGAGGAGATCAGAGGAGGTGGTCTCCTGAAGTACAGCAACCTCCTGGTCCATGACTTTAAGCAGGCGGATGAGGCTGAAATTAAATCCCTTGAACCTTACATGTGCTCCAGGTTCTTCATTGATTTTCCTGACGTTGCcgagcagcagaggaaaatcgAGTCCTACCTGCGCAACCACTTCATCGGGGAAGAGAAGAGCAAGTACGACTACTTGATGACCATGCGTAGGGTAGTGAACAAGAGCACAGTCTTCCTCATGGGGCACAAGCGAAGGCAAACCCTCAATATGATCACAATTCTGGCTTTAAAAGTGCTCGGAGAACAAAACATCATCCTGAATGTAGCCAATGTCACGTGCTACTATCAGCCTCCTCCCTATATCAGTGACAGAAGCTTCAGTAACTACTACATTGCTCATGGACAACCCCCTGTGTTCTACCAGCTGTACCCTTTCCACATACAGCTACAGAGTGGGGTGGTGTAG